From Candidatus Pedobacter colombiensis, one genomic window encodes:
- a CDS encoding RNA polymerase sigma-70 factor, whose product MQEINLKIVSDEELLLLFKAGDRRAYEQIYNRYWAIMYIYARKIMADADDAQDIVQEVFTYIWHKGEALNINTSLSLYLYTSVRYRIFDLLDHKKVRADYKTYLQQFIQEGEYITDDQLRERELIAVIEKEVSALPPKMREMFELSRKEGLSHKEIAEKLGVSDLTVKKQVSNAVKILKGKLKIFSIFISINF is encoded by the coding sequence ATGCAGGAAATAAATTTAAAAATTGTTTCAGATGAAGAGTTGCTGTTGCTTTTTAAAGCAGGGGACAGGAGAGCTTATGAGCAAATATATAACCGGTACTGGGCAATTATGTACATTTATGCCCGCAAGATTATGGCCGATGCAGATGATGCCCAGGATATTGTTCAGGAGGTTTTTACCTACATCTGGCATAAAGGAGAAGCCTTAAATATCAATACCTCACTTTCCCTTTATTTATACACATCCGTGCGCTATAGGATTTTCGATCTTTTAGACCATAAGAAGGTAAGAGCCGATTATAAAACCTATCTGCAACAGTTTATTCAGGAAGGGGAATATATTACTGATGATCAATTGCGGGAACGAGAATTAATTGCGGTAATTGAGAAGGAAGTTTCTGCACTTCCCCCAAAGATGCGGGAAATGTTTGAGCTTAGTAGAAAAGAAGGCCTTTCTCATAAAGAAATCGCAGAAAAACTCGGGGTCTCCGATCTTACAGTTAAAAAGCAGGTGAGTAATGCTGTAAAAATCCTAAAAGGAAAACTTAAAATCTTCTCCATTTTTATCAGCATTAATTTTTAA
- a CDS encoding TlpA disulfide reductase family protein, with product MIKRLCGAALLISLSAIQSRAQLSVEISGQLNKDKKTPVKLFKVVEGKPMEIAASTPEEKGRFGFLFYPEYEGFYLVGTGTNLSPSDSYKFYFKAGDKLSLSISDSSYVLNGKLNSRENVVMTQWHDMVNELEQKSYMKKRSTFVDFFPQLEELNIKSRTFLAGKTTGNAKFDRLMKDNMAWDIAGYATNFLNTPRTAHPTLEQYSPYYATVKIQDFAKNTAGVYRQPWGSRVLGGVVGLTSRMQNTKRVGGMEGLKNTLDFVPNDTLKGDFVLESAGRLKSFVEYQDMMAMYGKYVLTNNQQQKSRDQLAPLASLKPGDPAFAFSYPDKNGKTVTMADLKGKVVLIDVWATWCGPCKAEIPHLKKLEQEMKGTDVQIVSISVDEAKDKEKWQKMIKDENLGGLQVFATGWGDIAKYYKITGIPRFMVFDRNGKIVTIDSPRPSEPELKALLEKTLAAK from the coding sequence ATGATCAAAAGATTATGCGGCGCGGCCTTATTGATAAGTTTATCCGCTATTCAATCCAGGGCTCAGCTTTCTGTTGAAATCAGTGGACAACTGAACAAAGACAAAAAAACTCCCGTAAAACTTTTTAAAGTTGTAGAGGGAAAACCAATGGAGATTGCGGCCTCAACTCCTGAAGAAAAAGGACGCTTTGGATTCCTTTTTTATCCCGAATACGAAGGTTTTTACCTGGTAGGAACAGGGACAAATCTCAGCCCTTCTGATAGTTATAAATTCTACTTTAAAGCTGGTGATAAGCTTTCATTATCCATCTCTGATTCCAGTTATGTACTCAATGGTAAACTCAACTCCAGGGAGAATGTGGTAATGACCCAGTGGCATGATATGGTAAATGAGCTGGAACAAAAGTCCTACATGAAGAAGAGGAGCACTTTTGTCGATTTCTTCCCACAATTGGAAGAGCTTAACATAAAATCCAGAACTTTCTTGGCGGGAAAAACTACTGGGAACGCAAAGTTCGATAGACTTATGAAAGACAACATGGCCTGGGATATCGCTGGTTATGCAACCAATTTTTTAAATACCCCTCGTACTGCTCATCCTACGCTTGAACAGTACAGCCCTTACTATGCCACAGTAAAGATACAGGACTTCGCAAAAAATACTGCAGGAGTTTACAGACAACCATGGGGATCCCGTGTACTTGGAGGGGTAGTAGGCCTGACCTCAAGAATGCAGAATACAAAGCGTGTTGGTGGAATGGAAGGTCTAAAGAACACACTTGACTTTGTCCCCAATGATACATTGAAAGGCGATTTTGTATTGGAAAGCGCTGGACGTTTAAAAAGCTTTGTCGAGTATCAGGATATGATGGCTATGTATGGCAAGTATGTGCTGACAAACAACCAGCAGCAAAAAAGCCGCGACCAACTGGCACCTCTGGCTTCACTGAAACCTGGCGATCCTGCTTTTGCCTTTTCTTACCCTGATAAAAATGGAAAGACAGTAACCATGGCTGACCTGAAAGGAAAAGTAGTTCTTATTGATGTTTGGGCAACCTGGTGTGGCCCGTGTAAAGCTGAAATCCCTCACCTGAAAAAGTTGGAACAAGAAATGAAAGGTACGGATGTTCAGATTGTAAGCATTTCCGTAGATGAAGCAAAAGACAAGGAGAAGTGGCAGAAAATGATCAAAGATGAAAATCTGGGCGGCCTGCAAGTATTTGCTACAGGCTGGGGCGATATTGCCAAATATTATAAAATCACCGGTATTCCGCGCTTCATGGTGTTCGATCGCAATGGCAAAATCGTGACGATTGATTCACCAAGACCATCAGAACCTGAACTAAAAGCATTACTTGAAAAAACATTAGCTGCAAAATAA